One segment of Acropora muricata isolate sample 2 chromosome 8, ASM3666990v1, whole genome shotgun sequence DNA contains the following:
- the LOC136926939 gene encoding tetratricopeptide repeat protein 28-like, with the protein MAFKGTDGIGFPQLFHSHIQTEDKVKEGDDYFNHGLLYQGQGDYQKSIKYYIKSLGIAKELGNRYREGIIHENLGHVFYKLGNFDQAVKNHARHLDISREINDRAGEGRGYGNLGNDLLKLCRFREALKNHKLALNVAQEEGDTEEVRNAYGNIGCAYTRLCDFNKAIEYHTKHLNMATQVNDRLGERRAYANLAQNHLQLGQLELSQDQHKSTQISIIAKAQKEGGNRGSDCLEEDHFKQATHFFKEHINLCQKLGDREGEARSQRSLDSLYFSQQIFENAMKCPKKILEIAKKMSNSTLEENSDLVLGLCYYKEGNFQKAIHHITKHIEAKPNSKDLAPAYEGLGLCYSRLNNFNRAAECHKKAFSLVEEAGDKILKGAVCLNLGNAYHDMGSFQEALKFHLKSLEIAKEQGEKTEECCAYRHAGNDFYQLGDFKEAVKYHNKSLSLAKELGNRAEEGKALGGLGNAYVGLGGYKKAIEVQNRCLNVAKEINDRTLEGATCGNLGIAYDGIGDFKASKQYHKEHLAISKETGHRIGEKNALVNLGNVLYEQHCFRESIEYYEQALRIAREMGRKDAEGTAYGSIGNAYVGMGEYRRAIEYLEKHVAIAQKTGNKAGEGRTYSNLGNAHRHLGNHQKAAEYHQKYLKIAQELGDRAGEAVSYYSLGLDHESNGSFPEAKNYYQLSTKRFNDLRALLTAEDAWKINFRERYRDAYSALWRTLVKNGEIEKALCAAEQGRAQALLDSLKEHYGASPRTSMVDFKETVSSIVQELPKETVFIAVQGNVVFAWMLNKRMDVQFRTTEIKCGSASQLIQNLHKEIGAEVDIRCENRSMDERSTTPILKSTADGRQTQKSDICLQRLFEIIIEPIAQFIQGEELIVVPDGPFCLVPYSALSESIRIHTVPSLSTLQLIIQSPEDFHHKTGALLVGDPAMDEVPLNLLQLPFARKEVEMIARRLKTLPLTGKNATKKEVLERITSVALIHFAAHGRCETGEIALAPNLERSSQTPKEEDFILTISDVQAVQLKAKLVVLSCCHSGRGEVKSEGVVGMARSFLFAGARSVLVSLWAIDDEATLLFMDCFYQHLVDGKCASVALHQAMKSLRESENYGYEKYWAPFVLIGDDVTMEFGETPW; encoded by the coding sequence ATGGCATTTAAAGGTACCGATGGAATTGGCTTCCCACAACTGTTTCATAGTCATATACAAACGGAAGATAAAGTTAAGGAGGGAGACGATTATTTCAACCATGGCTTGCTCTATCAAGGCCAAGGGGATTACCAAAAGTCGATAAAATACTATATAAAGAGCCTCGGCATTGCCAAAGAGCTTGGAAATAGGTACCGAGAGGGAATAATCCACGAAAATCTAGGTCACGTGTTTTACAAACTAGGTAATTTCGATCAAGCCGTCAAGAATCATGCCAGACATCTCGACATTTCTAGAGAAATAAATGACAGAGCTGGAGAAGGGCGAGGTTATGGAAATCTAGGAAATGACCTCCTTAAGTTGTGCAGGTTTCGTGAAGCCTTAAAGAACCATAAACTAGCTCTAAACGTGGCTCAAGAAGAAGGTGACACTGAAGAAGTGAGGAATGCTTACGGAAATATTGGCTGTGCCTACACTCGTCTGTGTGATTTCAATAAAGCCATAGAATACCACACGAAGCACTTAAACATGGCAACACAAGTAAATGATAGGCTCGGGGAAAGGAGAGCATATGCCAATCTGGCACAAAATCATCTTCAATTGGGTCAACTTGAACTGTCCCAggatcaacacaaatcaacacaaatcagtATCATCGCCAAAGCTCAAAAAGAGGGTGGAAATCGAGGCAGTGATTGTCTCGAGGAAGATCATTTTAAACAAGCCACGCATTTCTTCAAGGAACACATCAATCTTTGTCAAAAACTAGGGGACAGAGAAGGCGAGGCACGGTCCCAAAGAAGTCTTGACAGTCTTTATTTCTCTCagcaaatttttgaaaacgccATGAAGTGCCCCAAGAAGATTCTCGAAATTGCTAAGAAAATGAGTAACAGTACTTTGGAAGAAAACTCTGATTTAGTTCTAGGCCTATGTTATTACAAAGAAGGTAATTTTCAAAAGGCAATACATCACATTACTAAACACATAGAAGCGAAACCCAATTCAAAAGACCTTGCTCCAGCTTATGAAGGCCTGGGCCTTTGTTACTCCAGGTTGAATAATTTTAACCGAGCAGCTGAGTGTCACAAAAAAGCTTTCAGCCTTGTTGAAGAGGCCGGTGACAAGATTTTGAAAGGGGCAGTCTGTTTAAATCTGGGAAACGCTTATCACGATATGGGGAGCTTCCAAGAGGCCTTAAAGTTCCACTTGAAATCTCTTGAGATCGCCAAGGAGCAAGGGGAGAAGACGGAAGAATGCTGTGCATACAGACACGCTGGCAACGACTTTTACCAGTTGGGAGATTTCAAAGAAGCCGTTAAGTACCACAACAAAAGCCTTTCCCTTGCCAAAGAACTAGGGAACAGAGCAGAGGAAGGAAAGGCACTTGGAGGACTTGGCAATGCATATGTAGGATTAGGCGGCTATAAGAAGGCTATAGAGGTCCAAAACCGATGTCTAAATGTTGCGAAGGAAATAAATGACAGAACCCTCGAAGGAGCTACCTGTGGAAATCTGGGCATCGCATATGATGGAATCGGTGATTTCAAAGCATCTAAACAGTACCACAAGGAACATCTTGCTATTTCAAAGGAAACTGGACACAGGATTGGCGAGAAAAATGCTCTGGTAAATTTGGGTAATGTTTTATACGAACAACACTGTTTTAGAGAGTCGATAGAGTACTATGAACAAGCCCTTAGAATCGCAAGAGAGATGGGGAGGAAAGATGCAGAGGGTACTGCATATGGAAGTATTGGAAATGCTTATGTTGGCATGGGTGAGTATCGAAGAGCAATAGAGTATCTCGAGAAACATGTCGCCATTGCTCAGAAAACAGGAAACAAGGCTGGAGAAGGACGCACATACTCTAACCTTGGCAATGCACATCGTCACTTGGGTAATCATCAAAAAGCTGCAGAGTATCACCAAAAGTATCTTAAAATTGCGCAAGAACTAGGTGACCGAGCAGGTGAGGCCGTTTCTTATTATTCGCTAGGTCTTGACCATGAAAGCAACGGTTCCTTCCCTGAAGCCAAGAACTATTATCAATTGAGTACCAAACGCTTCAACGATTTAAGGGCTCTCCTTACGGCTGAAGATGCGTGGAAAATTAATTTCCGTGAACGCTATCGAGATGCATATTCTGCTCTGTGGAGAACACTCGTGAAGAATGGTGAGATTGAAAAAGCCCTGTGTGCTGCTGAACAAGGTCGAGCACAAGCTCTTTTGGATTCATTGAAGGAGCACTATGGTGCTTCACCAAGAACTTCAATGGTGGACTTCAAAGAAACTGTCTCATCCATTGTGCAAGAGTTACCAAAAGAAACAGTTTTTATTGCTGTTCAAGGAAACGTGGTGTTTGCGTGGATGCTGAACAAACGCATGGACGTTCAATTTAGAACAACGGAAATCAAGTGTGGAAGTGCCTCCCAGTTGATTCAAAACTTACATAAAGAGATTGGTGCAGAAGTTGATATAAGATGTGAGAATCGTTCAATGGATGAGCGAAGCACGACACCAATTTTAAAGAGTACAGCTGATGGACGACAGACGCAAAAGTCAGACATCTGTTTACAAAGATTGTTTGAGATTATTATTGAGCCAATTGCACAGTTTATCCAAGGTGAAGAATTAATCGTTGTACCAGATGGCCCATTTTGCCTTGTGCCTTATTCTGCATTGAGTGAATCGATCAGGATCCACACTGTTCCTTCCCTGTCAACTTTGCAACTTATCATACAGTCGCCTGAGGACTTCCATCACAAGACTGGAGCACTTCTTGTAGGAGATCCTGCTATGGATGAAGTTCCCCTCAACCTTTTACAGTTACCTTTTGCTAGAAAGGAAGTCGAGATGATTGCTAGACGTCTCAAGACCCTACCTCTCACCGGAAAAAATGCAACTAAGAAAGAAGTCCTCGAGAGAATCACATCTGTTGCTTTAATCCATTTTGCCGCACATGGGCGCTGCGAAACCGGAGAGATCGCCTTGGCCCCAAATCTGGAACGGTCTTCTCAAACCCCGAAAGAGGAAgattttattttgacaatttcggATGTGCAAGCTGTTCAACTTAAAGCAAAACTTGTTGTACTCAGTTGCTGTCATAGTGGCAGGGGAGAGGTAAAGTCTGAGGGCGTGGTTGGGATGGCGCGTTCATTCTTGTTTGCTGGCGCCCGATCTGTTTTAGTGTCCCTCTGGGCGATAGATGACGAAGCAACGTTGCT
- the LOC136926795 gene encoding uncharacterized protein — MSHFRYNSNAPHLPPGAYMSHFSLTSTNQVQQRYWEKYWRQQSPLSLAAYDSYHWRSSGMSGHGFTYGIPNFPPRLMPGCFDELQRFVQRQFGNIYSSRGGAGASPGLESCRDTETKVEVLEEGYSWTTCRNTNTSRQQKAFNTSIPQTVDPVTDELDWKSFSSELADGIAVSILDSFGLDLPILDSSLVESVFRELEDENLPLSNDRAQSTGKERYFQEKKGTMEEQEVQENSPKICHQLDENIPGFKKSEEKKNNKSQNKYSSGLENDSKNSKKVCTQGYDRTPASKLQKANVNMPIATVNQSEQSVRGDMLCLSSEQPLQHHGEINFHKSKDEINASTKISTAINCNVTDNDNLNIKQQNQDVCLEQGHETDNGSSDPGASSFCSLDAFKDKVRKSSQDSETHLHTNVCQSEPKRIERTTLTKAEVSPYVLDGTAPQESGESQRTVKITIAENFLSVLDTKENTPGRKKISMESNEESACRSKRGEQGKRR; from the exons ATGAGCCATTTCCGATACAACAGCAATGCCCCACACTTGCCCCCTGGTGCGTATATGTCCCACTTCAGTTTGACAAGCACGAATCAAGTACAACAACGATACTGGGAGAAGTACTGGAGACAACAGAGCCCTCTCTCTCTCGCGGCGTATGACTCCTACCACTGGCGCTCCTCTGGGATGAGTGGTCATGGATTTACATACGGGATACCGAATTTTCCGCCCAGATTGATGCCTGGTTGCTTTGATGAACTGCAACGTTTTGTTCAGCGCCAGTTTGGGAACATTTACAGCTCTCGAGGAGGTGCGGGAGCTTCGCCTGGTCTGGAATCTTGCAGGGACACGGAGACCAAGGTTGAGGTGTTAGAAGAAGGATATAGTTGGACAACTTGTAGGAATACGAATACATCGAGGCAGCAAAAGGCTTTCAACACATCGATTCCTCAG ACCGTTGATCCCGTAACGGATGAGTTAGACTGGAAGAGTTTCAGTTCCGAGCTGGCAGATGGAATAGCAGTTAGCATATTGGACAGTTTCGGTCTCGATCTGCCTATTTTAGATTCCTCTCTTGTGGAGTCCGTGTTTAGAGAACTCGAGGATGAAAATTTACCTTTATCAAACGATAGAGCTCAAAGTACAGGAAAAGAGCGAtatttccaagaaaaaaaaggcaccATGGAGGAGCAAGAAGTTCAAGAAAATTCTCCTAAAATTTGTCATCAATTGGATGAGAATATTCCTGGTTTTAAAAAgtctgaagaaaagaaaaataacaaatctcAAAATAAATATTCATCAGGACTGGAAAATGattccaaaaattcaaaaaaagtaTGTACTCAAGGCTATGATAGAACACCTGCATCAAAACTTCAGAAAGCGAACGTGAACATGCCTATAGCAACCGTAAATCAAAGTGAGCAAAGTGTTAGAGGAGATATGCTTTGCTTGTCTTCGGAGCAGCCACTTCAACATCATGGGGAAATCAACTTTCACAAGTCAAAGGATGAAATAAACGCTTCGACGAAGATCTCTACAGCCATAAACTGTAACGTAACGGACAACGACAACTTGaatataaaacaacaaaatcaagATGTTTGTCTCGAACAAGGACACGAAACAGATAACGGATCATCTGATCCTGGTGCAAGTTCTTTTTGTTCCCTAGATGCATTCAAAGATAAAGTAAGGAAATCCTCTCAGGACTCTGAAACTCATCTACACACGAATGTTTGTCAGAGTGAGCCTAAACGCATCGAACGAACCACTCTTACTAAGGCAGAAGTATCACCATACGTTCTAGACGGCACTGCGCCTCAAGAGTCAGGGGAAAGTCAACGCACGGTTAAGATTACAATCGCAGAGAATTTCTTATCCGTGTTAGACACGAAAGAAAACACACCTGGACGAAAAAAGATCTCAATGGAGAGCAACGAAGAAAGTGCATGCAGATCAAAGCGAGGTGAACAAGGAAAAAGACGTTAG